Proteins encoded by one window of Engraulis encrasicolus isolate BLACKSEA-1 chromosome 23, IST_EnEncr_1.0, whole genome shotgun sequence:
- the LOC134439522 gene encoding arrestin domain-containing protein 3-like: MQQPQSGKAEKKMSVFTSGNLSFEVLVDKKGYMPGESIRVQTIIDNSSSRDLTPKFKLERKVTCTAINGAIDTARLDVFKEVGSPVPSRKQQTVTKEFKIPLDTAPTNVISKNVKVVYTLKVYVDVQYASDPKVKIPIFILPLDEQVPLVSALALMAFGQEHNSHQDPVPELLLHPPQHTMPLSASNQQPVLQSDQETGGPVPAASSLYPALPASDFLSSPSAPQYVAGGAQDSLSNRSTSE; encoded by the exons ATGCAGCAACCCCAGTCAGGAAAAGCGGAGAAGAAGATGAGTGTGTTCACCTCTGGTAACCTCTCGTTTGAGGTTCTTGTTGACAAGAAAGGATACATGCCAG GTGAAAGCATTAGAGTGCAGACAATAATAGACAACTCCTCATCCCGTGATCTTACGCCCAAATTCAAGCTTGAGAGGAAGGTGACATGTACTGCTATTAATGGTGCGATCGATACGGCCCGACTCGATGTTTTCAAAGAGGTGGGCTCTCCGGTCCCATCCAGAAAACAGCAGACTGTGACAAAGGAATTCAAGATTCCTCTTGACACTGCCCCAACCAACGTGATCAGCAAGAACGTGAAAGTGGTGTACACTCTAAAG GTTTACGTCGACGTTCAATATGCTTCTGACCCGAAGGTCAAGATCCCGATCTTCATCTTGCCCCTGGATGAGCAGGTCCCTCTGGTGTCAGCACTGGCACTCATGGCCTTTGGACAGGAACACAACTCTCACCAAG ATCCAGTCCCAGAACTACTTCTtcacccaccacaacacacaatgcCACTGAGTGCATCCAACCAGCAGCCAGTTCTGCAGTCCGACCAGGAGACCGGTGGTCCAGTGCCAGCTGCCTCTTCCCTCTACCCTGCGCTACCTGCGtctgatttcctctcctctccaagtgcTCCTCAGTACGTTGCTGGTGGTGCACAGGACTCTCTGTCCAATCGGAGCACCTCTGAGTAA
- the LOC134439493 gene encoding zinc finger protein 883-like, with the protein MDCLTPFFPQSSLKMAVSDALQSQLIFVVKELINVTQVEIAKVISCSVENSLPTTDNGVNTERLSTAHENENNPMNLISAILEMFGREAVRKLNRIFTEYHAVSQKECRQKMHEIRLLKARVERMRMDTKKKLERMKMEMKRKGIRGSNLRSESMSTNETEKTPGMPNSNTVCSRPGVQNESGEAVSLDGSDEDNDASRGKATSDGTTDSFVYQLSRKKTLIVDLGLTPPVLVPQSVQNNSDQSSSQETNQDHSVHLNQTSNTQMQNVKKKKQRKSRKAKNPTGKQPYGCDQCGKRYWHQQSLDFHKLSHEVGEHKCDTCGKTFAQKYKLDYHKRVHLEVKPFSCSTCGKGFSYARTLKDHQLVHTGERPYSCTVCSKTFKQSGELTRHMRRHTGERPYLCDQCPKAFISRAGLKKHTLVHTGERAYKCDVCDLRFVTDGNLRRHKLTHSGLKPFVCMVCAKAFSQRSTLKTHMYMHSGEKAFMCEVCGKRFATKWLMNAHMKKHDEGYKHPGFSKECPVCHRIYCSEQSLRNHMQLHSAQNPYKCSTCGKAFSRSAALNSHQVIHSEDRPLKCSYCPASFRWAQGKQSHERIHTGEKPYKCERCGMRFRMSGNLKRHSRVHTGERPYSCHICGKSFGQSGSVTAHMQVHTGVKPYICPRCTKGFSCIKAYRNHKCVKC; encoded by the exons ATGGACTGTCTGACGCCTTTCTTTCCCCAAAGTTCCTTAAAAATGGCTGTCTCAGATGCTCTTCAGTCGCAGCTCATATTTGTTGTCAAGGAATTGATCAACGTAACGCAAGTTGAAATCGCTAAAGTTATATCATGTAGCGTTGAGAACTCTTTGCCGACAACCGACAACGGCGTCAACACTGAACGTTTATCTACGGCGCACGAAAACGAAAACAATCCGATG AATCTTATTTCTGCCATACTAGAAATGTTTGGACGCGAGGCTGTACGCAAGCTCAACCGAATTTTCACAGAGTACCACGCAGTTTCACAAAAGGAATGCAGGCAAAAGATGCATGAGATTAGACTCCTGAAAGCGAGGGTTGAGCGTATGAGGATGGACACCAAGAAGAAGCTTGAAAGGATGAAGATGGAGATGAAGCGCAAGGGGATTAGAG GATCAAATCTGAGGTCAGAAAGCATGTCAACAAACGAGACCGAG AAAACACCAGGAATGCCAAATTCCAACACAGTTTGTAGTCGTCCGGGCGTCCAGAATGAATCGGGTGAAGCAGTGAGTCTAGATG GGAGTGACGAGGACAACGATGCATCTAGGGGCAAAGCCACATCCGATGGCACAACTGACTCATTTGTTTACCAGTTGTCCAGAAAGAAAACTCTTATCGTGGATCTCGGTCTAACACCACCGGTCCTTGTCCCTCAAAGTGTGCAAAATAATTCTGACCAAAGTTCAAGTCAAGAAACAAACCAAGACCATTCTGTGCATCTAAATCAGACGAGCAACACCCAAATgcaaaatgtaaagaaaaaaaaacaacgaaaATCCAGAAAAGCCAAAAACCCGACGGGCAAACAACCATACGGCTGTGACCAATGTGGAAAGAGGTACTGGCATCAGCAGTCTCTCGACTTTCACAAGCTCTCGCACGAGGTTGGAGAGCACAAGTGCGACACATGTGGCAAAACATTCGCTCAGAAATATAAACTGGACTATCATAAGCGGGTGCATTTGGAAGTGAAGCCCTTCTCGTGCTCCACATGCGGCAAGGGTTTCTCCTATGCTAGAACTCTAAAAGACCATCAGTTGGTCCACACAGGGGAGCGACCCTACTCGTGTACGGTCTGCAGCAAAACCTTCAAGCAATCGGGAGAGCTGACCAGGCACATGAGACGCCATACTGGGGAGAGACCTTATCTGTGCGACCAATGCCCCAAGGCTTTCATTAGCAGGGCCGGCCTAAAAAAGCACACCCTAGTCCACACGGGAGAAAGGGCTTACAAATGTGACGTGTGCGACTTGCGCTTTGTCACCGACGGCAACCTAAGGAGACACAAGCTGACCCACTCGGGTTTGAAGCCCTTCGTATGCATGGTGTGCGCGAAAGCGTTCAGTCAGCGCAGCACTTTGAAGactcacatgtacatgcacagcgGTGAGAAGGCTTTCATGTGCGAAGTCTGCGGGAAAAGGTTTGCGACCAAGTGGCTCATGAATGCTCATATGAAAAAGCACGACGAGGGTTACAAGCATCCCGGTTTTAGCAAGGAGTGTCCCGTGTGCCACAGAATCTACTGCAGCGAGCAGTCGCTGCGAAATCACATGCAGCTCCACTCGGCGCAGAATCCGTATAAGTGCAGCACGTGTGGCAAGGCGTTCTCTCGAAGCGCTGCTCTCAACTCCCATCAAGTAATCCATTCTGAAGACAGGCCTCTCAAGTGCTCCTATTGCCCCGCGAGCTTCCGTTGGGCACAGGGCAAGCAGTCGCATGAGCGCATCCACACAGGGGAAAAGCCCTACAAGTGCGAGAGGTGCGGCATGAGATTCCGCATGTCCGGCAACTTGAAGAGACACAGCCGTGTGCATACGGGAGAGAGGCCGTACTCCTGTCACATCTGTGGGAAAAGCTTTGGTCAGTCGGGTAGTGTGACGGCTCACATGCAGGTCCACACCGGTGTCAAGCCATACATCTGCCCAAGATGCACCAAGGGATTTTCCTGCATTAAGGCTTACAGGAATCACAAGTgtgttaaatgttaa